Proteins from a single region of Tissierellales bacterium:
- the rbsB gene encoding ribose ABC transporter substrate-binding protein RbsB — MKKGFALLLILALSFSLVGCGTNKEGETPDTNKDNYTIGFVISTQTNPFFVSLKEGAEEKSKELGVEIIVLDSQDDPSKEASNMEDLITKDVDLILVNPTDSDAIVNSVMAANDADIPVITVDRASNGGEVLSYIASDNVAGGKMAGEYIIEQLGGKGNVVELEGIVGTNAATERGEGFNEAIKDKDITVVAKQTAEFDRAKGLEVMENILQSQPEIDAVFAHNDEMALGALEAIKASDRDILVVGFDATDDAVAAVKEGDLAATIAQQPALIGNMAVETAVKALKGEDVEDNVPVELELIIKE; from the coding sequence ATGAAAAAAGGCTTTGCATTATTATTAATATTGGCTTTAAGTTTTTCTTTAGTAGGATGCGGCACTAATAAGGAAGGAGAAACACCAGATACAAATAAGGATAACTATACCATAGGATTCGTAATATCAACACAAACAAATCCATTCTTTGTATCATTGAAAGAAGGAGCAGAAGAAAAATCAAAGGAATTAGGTGTAGAAATTATAGTTTTAGACTCACAGGATGACCCATCTAAAGAGGCCTCTAATATGGAAGATTTAATAACAAAAGATGTAGATTTAATTCTAGTAAATCCTACAGATTCAGATGCCATTGTAAACAGTGTTATGGCAGCTAATGATGCAGATATACCTGTAATTACTGTAGATAGGGCATCTAATGGGGGAGAAGTTCTATCCTATATTGCTTCCGATAATGTTGCTGGTGGTAAAATGGCTGGAGAATATATAATTGAGCAATTAGGTGGAAAAGGTAATGTAGTAGAACTAGAAGGTATAGTAGGAACAAATGCAGCAACAGAACGTGGAGAAGGATTTAATGAAGCTATTAAAGACAAAGATATAACAGTAGTAGCAAAACAAACAGCAGAATTTGATAGGGCGAAAGGATTAGAAGTAATGGAAAACATTCTTCAATCCCAACCAGAAATCGATGCGGTATTTGCTCATAATGATGAAATGGCTTTAGGAGCTTTAGAAGCTATAAAAGCAAGTGACAGAGATATTTTAGTAGTTGGATTTGATGCTACTGATGATGCAGTAGCTGCAGTAAAAGAAGGAGATTTAGCAGCAACTATAGCACAACAACCAGCTTTAATTGGTAATATGGCTGTTGAAACAGCGGTAAAAGCATTAAAAGGTGAAGATGTAGAAGATAATGTTCCAGTAGAATTAGAATTAATAATAAAAGAATAA
- a CDS encoding PTS sugar transporter subunit IIC encodes MAVSIGQSILIGLWSGFCLVGQMWGIYTNRSLVLSLGVGLILGDIPTALAMGAVSEIAFMGFGVGAGGTVPPNQLGPGIVGTLMAITMKESGMDTGTALALSFPFAVAFQFLITLTYTALSGTSTTASKAIKEGKFNKFKVISNITIFAFFIVGFVVGFGSSVSMKGVEKFVNLIPEWLTNGLTVAGGMLPAIGFAMILNVMAKKEYIPFVILGYVCVAYLELPVMGTAFVALVFALYDYYSKGDKNNQEEATQGGI; translated from the coding sequence ATGGCAGTTAGTATTGGACAATCTATATTAATAGGATTGTGGTCTGGATTTTGCCTTGTAGGCCAGATGTGGGGAATATATACAAACAGATCTTTGGTTTTATCCTTAGGAGTAGGTTTGATTTTAGGAGATATACCTACAGCTCTTGCAATGGGAGCAGTTTCAGAAATTGCATTTATGGGCTTTGGAGTTGGAGCAGGAGGAACAGTTCCACCTAATCAATTAGGACCAGGAATTGTAGGAACTTTAATGGCAATTACAATGAAAGAATCAGGTATGGATACAGGAACAGCTTTAGCTTTATCATTTCCATTTGCTGTAGCGTTTCAGTTTTTAATAACTCTAACTTATACAGCACTATCTGGTACAAGCACAACTGCAAGCAAGGCAATCAAAGAAGGTAAATTTAATAAATTTAAAGTTATTTCAAATATCACAATATTTGCATTTTTTATTGTAGGATTCGTTGTAGGTTTTGGTTCTTCTGTAAGTATGAAAGGGGTAGAAAAGTTTGTAAATCTTATACCAGAGTGGTTAACAAATGGGTTAACTGTTGCAGGGGGAATGTTACCAGCTATAGGATTTGCAATGATATTAAATGTAATGGCTAAAAAAGAATATATACCTTTTGTAATATTAGGTTATGTATGTGTTGCATATTTAGAATTACCGGTTATGGGAACAGCTTTTGTAGCTTTAGTATTTGCACTATATGATTACTATTCAAAAGGAGATAAAAATAATCAAGAGGAGGCGACACAAGGTGGAATCTAA
- the rbsD gene encoding D-ribose pyranase, translated as MKKIGLLNGELSKCIAEMAHEDMILIGDAGMPVPKGVQLIDLAVVNGVPSFFQVLKAVLGELCVEEGIIDKEMAEISPHMREKLDEVVKDEFPLKEIPHSELKELSQNVKAVIRTGEFTPYSNIILKAGVLF; from the coding sequence ATGAAGAAGATAGGTCTTTTAAATGGCGAACTATCTAAATGTATAGCAGAAATGGCCCATGAAGATATGATTTTAATTGGTGATGCAGGAATGCCAGTACCAAAAGGTGTACAACTTATAGATCTGGCAGTAGTCAATGGGGTTCCTAGCTTTTTCCAAGTTTTAAAAGCTGTACTAGGTGAATTATGCGTAGAAGAAGGGATAATAGATAAGGAGATGGCTGAAATAAGCCCTCATATGAGAGAAAAGCTTGATGAGGTTGTGAAAGATGAATTTCCATTAAAGGAGATACCTCATTCAGAATTAAAAGAGCTTTCCCAAAATGTAAAGGCTGTAATAAGAACAGGAGAATTCACTCCGTATTCTAACATAATTCTTAAAGCGGGAGTTTTGTTTTAA
- a CDS encoding PTS system mannose/fructose/sorbose family transporter subunit IID has protein sequence MESKNPVLKWGDYLRIIFRSFFLQSAFNYGNYQGVGYAYVIFPGLEKIYANNKDMLKESTLANIEFFNSNPQVLPFITSLHLAMLDGGQSPDDARSIKMALMGPLAGIGDSLFQFGLAPLFSSIGAALAADGMVAGPIIFFLGINACLIGTKLLTGYQGYKLGTKAIDSLSEKMASISRAATIVGVTVVSGLAVSFVKINVPLKYVAEMPGGEVNEIAVQTVLDQITPKLLPVIFIFIIYRLISKHEWTTYKLIFLTIVIGVLGSVIGLFA, from the coding sequence GTGGAATCTAAAAATCCAGTTTTAAAATGGGGAGATTACTTAAGAATAATATTTCGTTCGTTTTTCTTGCAATCAGCTTTTAACTATGGAAATTATCAGGGTGTTGGATATGCATATGTTATTTTCCCAGGATTAGAGAAAATATACGCAAATAATAAGGACATGCTTAAAGAGTCTACATTGGCAAATATAGAATTCTTTAATTCTAACCCTCAAGTACTACCTTTCATAACAAGTTTACATTTAGCTATGTTAGATGGAGGGCAATCACCAGATGATGCACGTTCTATAAAGATGGCCCTTATGGGACCTCTTGCAGGAATAGGTGACTCTTTATTTCAATTTGGGTTGGCCCCATTATTTTCAAGTATAGGAGCTGCATTGGCAGCTGACGGTATGGTGGCAGGGCCAATAATATTCTTTTTAGGTATAAATGCATGTCTTATTGGTACTAAGTTATTAACTGGATATCAAGGTTATAAACTTGGAACAAAAGCTATAGATAGTTTAAGTGAAAAAATGGCTAGTATATCAAGGGCTGCTACAATCGTTGGTGTTACAGTAGTATCAGGACTTGCAGTAAGCTTCGTTAAAATAAATGTACCATTAAAATATGTGGCAGAAATGCCAGGTGGAGAAGTAAATGAAATAGCAGTACAAACTGTTCTAGATCAAATAACTCCAAAATTATTACCAGTAATATTTATATTTATTATCTATAGATTAATTAGTAAACATGAATGGACTACTTATAAGCTAATATTTTTAACTATTGTTATTGGAGTATTAGGATCAGTAATTGGACTATTTGCATAA
- a CDS encoding LacI family DNA-binding transcriptional regulator has protein sequence MKKKSNVTIDQVAMKADVSKTTVSFYLNGRFEKMSAETKARIERVINETGYSPSTVARSLKIKRTNLIGVIVTDISNPFSSLIVKGIDDIARKNNYQIIVGSTNFEKKLEETYIQQMFDIRVDGFIIQPTMKSNRTIQSLVDDGRNIVLLDSVFEEFKGAFVKTNNYDVTNRAIKELIEKGYEDFIFISEDIELLGPRIERAKSFCDILERHELPYSIQTIRSPINKDEIKDKLDKNIDFSKKTLLFGSNGLILQNIFKIAKENQWTVPNPIGIIGFDDWGWQELTHPTVSAIAQPTYEEGKKAIEFLIQMIDNKMYGNKIEILPCNINWRQSTNL, from the coding sequence ATGAAGAAAAAATCTAATGTAACTATAGACCAAGTAGCAATGAAAGCAGATGTTTCAAAGACCACTGTGTCTTTTTACTTAAATGGTAGGTTTGAAAAAATGTCTGCTGAAACTAAAGCGAGAATTGAAAGGGTAATTAATGAAACTGGCTATAGTCCAAGCACGGTAGCACGGTCTTTAAAAATTAAAAGGACTAATTTAATAGGAGTTATAGTGACAGATATTAGCAATCCTTTTAGTAGTTTAATAGTAAAAGGTATTGATGACATAGCGCGTAAAAATAACTATCAAATTATAGTTGGAAGTACTAATTTTGAGAAAAAGCTTGAAGAAACCTATATACAACAAATGTTTGATATTAGGGTAGATGGATTTATAATTCAACCTACGATGAAATCTAATAGAACTATACAAAGCTTGGTAGACGATGGCCGTAACATTGTATTATTAGATAGTGTTTTTGAAGAATTTAAAGGAGCATTTGTAAAAACTAATAATTATGATGTTACAAATAGGGCCATAAAAGAATTAATAGAAAAAGGATATGAAGATTTTATATTTATATCAGAAGATATTGAATTATTAGGACCACGTATTGAAAGAGCAAAAAGCTTCTGTGATATATTAGAAAGGCATGAATTGCCTTATTCTATACAAACTATTAGGTCACCAATAAATAAGGATGAAATTAAAGATAAACTAGATAAAAATATAGATTTTTCAAAGAAGACTTTGTTATTTGGTTCCAATGGTTTAATATTACAAAATATCTTTAAGATTGCAAAAGAAAATCAGTGGACTGTCCCAAATCCTATAGGGATTATAGGATTTGATGATTGGGGTTGGCAAGAGCTTACACATCCCACAGTTTCAGCTATTGCTCAACCAACTTACGAAGAAGGTAAGAAAGCCATAGAATTTTTAATACAAATGATAGATAATAAAATGTATGGCAATAAAATTGAAATCCTTCCATGTAATATAAATTGGAGACAGTCAACTAATTTATAA
- a CDS encoding sugar kinase yields MKKVVTLGEIMLRLSTPNHERFVQAESFDVNYGGGEANVAVSLANYGLDSYFVSKLPENLIGQAATNHLRRFGVNTKYVVRGGNRVGIYYLESGASMRPSKVIYDRANSSISEASTTDFNFDEIFADAEWFHFSGITPALSDEAAVLTEEALKTAKKHGVTVSVDLNYRKNLWSPEKAQKVMTNLMQYVDVCIGNEEDAELTLGFKPGNTDVTTGELELEGYKNIFKQMMDKFNFKYVISSLRESYSASDNGWSACAYDGKEFYHSKKYDVRIVDRVGGGDSFASGFIYGIISGKNFKEALEFGVAASALKHTIPGDFNMVSIDEVENLLQGDASGRVQR; encoded by the coding sequence ATGAAAAAGGTTGTTACTTTAGGAGAAATTATGCTTAGACTTTCAACCCCAAATCATGAAAGATTTGTACAAGCTGAATCCTTTGATGTAAATTATGGTGGTGGAGAAGCAAATGTTGCTGTATCTCTTGCTAATTATGGGCTTGATAGCTATTTCGTTTCAAAATTACCTGAAAATCTTATAGGACAAGCTGCAACTAATCATCTAAGAAGATTTGGAGTTAATACTAAATATGTAGTTAGAGGTGGAAATAGAGTTGGTATATATTACTTAGAAAGTGGAGCTTCTATGAGACCTTCTAAGGTTATTTATGATAGGGCTAATTCTTCGATTTCTGAAGCTAGTACAACAGATTTTAATTTTGATGAAATATTTGCAGATGCTGAATGGTTCCATTTTTCTGGTATTACACCTGCTTTAAGTGACGAAGCTGCAGTACTTACTGAGGAGGCTTTAAAGACTGCTAAAAAACATGGAGTTACTGTCTCTGTTGATTTAAACTATAGAAAAAATCTATGGTCACCAGAGAAAGCTCAAAAAGTTATGACTAATCTAATGCAGTATGTTGATGTTTGTATCGGAAATGAAGAAGATGCAGAGTTAACTTTAGGTTTTAAACCTGGTAATACTGACGTTACTACTGGTGAATTAGAATTAGAAGGATATAAAAACATATTTAAACAGATGATGGACAAATTTAATTTTAAATATGTTATTAGTTCATTAAGAGAATCATATTCTGCTTCTGATAATGGATGGTCAGCTTGTGCCTATGACGGTAAAGAATTTTACCACTCTAAGAAATATGATGTTAGAATAGTTGATAGAGTAGGTGGTGGAGATTCTTTTGCATCGGGATTTATATATGGTATTATCTCTGGAAAGAATTTTAAAGAGGCTTTAGAGTTTGGTGTAGCCGCTTCGGCATTAAAACATACTATTCCTGGTGATTTTAATATGGTTAGTATTGATGAGGTAGAAAATCTTCTACAAGGAGATGCTTCTGGTAGAGTGCAAAGATAA
- a CDS encoding glutamine amidotransferase translates to MKNKGGVYPRIVNDSHPILNGVSKEWPHFLGYNMLFEIDPEDVIAKCSNHVFMAAKEHGEGRTFIFASDISPHWGSPEFLEWESYNTLFSNVVKWLGKKYNYIIKK, encoded by the coding sequence ATTAAAAACAAAGGAGGGGTTTACCCTAGGATTGTTAATGATTCTCATCCAATTTTAAATGGTGTGTCAAAGGAATGGCCACATTTCTTAGGGTACAATATGTTATTTGAAATTGACCCTGAGGATGTAATAGCAAAATGTTCTAACCATGTATTTATGGCTGCTAAAGAGCATGGTGAAGGAAGAACTTTTATCTTTGCTAGTGATATATCCCCTCATTGGGGGTCACCAGAATTTTTAGAATGGGAATCTTATAATACCCTATTTTCTAATGTTGTTAAATGGCTTGGGAAAAAATATAATTACATTATTAAAAAATGA
- a CDS encoding alginate lyase family protein: MRKNQKSYFRVSDVIKYTKKYYKKDCKEAIMKANLIKENIFLFNSPWDMEPTNIPYKLEPLQWDYAPNGDEEWIFMLNRHEYLYCLIIAYYLTRDESYIRKWIEIILHWIKNNPVKESSKAWRTIEAGIRAMSWTISLKHIISTGLLKDDELSTILNSLYEHTNFIEKHFKEKDLISNWGILQTTGVLAVLMTFGETDSNKNQLNWAIDKLEKQLNFQVFEDGIHWEQSPMYHVVVVLALLKLIYISKNEGVDLPNSIIEKSYNSSKALIYMKKPNHRQVMQSDSDDTDLRDICTFASIIFNDGELKWAGYDFIDFDTIWLLGYSGLENYKRIKKVKPKNTSKAFEDAGNFYLRSNLSEKASFCYFHNGTLGSGHGHADLGHFNISYLGNDFLIDPGRYTYVEKDLVREYLKSTRAHNTVLIDNHPFTLCKGSWSYDKAAYSLKNYWRFTDKIDYIEGTYLADSVDNEKYIVTRRLFFIKPSIWIISDIVYLQGKHICKKYFHLDKDVTVNIDNNIVDCMKNGVKLSLHHIDAEKIKIKKDYMSTKYNKLESSKTIVTNMKFMDFMVSTDIIYGGVDNKQLSIEKGKLYQPSKEIPLNEKVATCYSIKVGEEQEYIIVLVNNEIFDGRKLLLYNKEIPVYGKSIVISKNHNEIKYIRLKN; this comes from the coding sequence ATGAGGAAAAATCAAAAATCATATTTTAGGGTGTCAGATGTAATTAAATATACTAAAAAATATTATAAAAAAGATTGTAAAGAAGCTATAATGAAGGCTAACTTAATAAAAGAAAATATTTTCCTATTTAATTCACCATGGGATATGGAACCTACAAATATTCCATATAAGTTAGAGCCGCTACAATGGGATTATGCTCCAAATGGAGATGAAGAATGGATATTTATGCTTAATAGGCATGAATATTTATATTGTCTTATAATAGCATATTATTTAACAAGGGATGAAAGTTATATTAGGAAATGGATTGAAATAATACTACATTGGATTAAAAATAATCCTGTAAAGGAAAGCTCTAAAGCATGGAGAACTATTGAAGCAGGAATTAGAGCTATGAGTTGGACAATCTCCTTAAAACACATTATTTCAACAGGACTTCTAAAGGATGATGAACTGTCAACTATATTAAATTCATTATATGAACATACGAATTTTATAGAAAAACATTTCAAAGAGAAGGATTTAATAAGTAATTGGGGGATATTACAAACTACTGGAGTGCTAGCTGTATTAATGACTTTTGGGGAGACTGATTCTAATAAAAATCAATTAAATTGGGCTATAGATAAATTAGAGAAACAGCTGAACTTTCAAGTGTTTGAAGATGGAATACATTGGGAGCAATCGCCTATGTATCATGTAGTAGTTGTGCTAGCACTATTAAAATTAATTTATATTAGCAAAAATGAAGGCGTTGACTTACCTAATTCTATAATAGAAAAATCTTATAATTCATCTAAAGCGTTAATATATATGAAAAAGCCTAATCATCGGCAGGTTATGCAAAGTGACAGTGATGACACAGATTTAAGAGATATTTGTACTTTTGCTTCTATAATATTTAATGATGGAGAATTAAAATGGGCAGGCTATGATTTTATTGACTTTGATACTATTTGGTTATTAGGCTATAGTGGTTTAGAAAATTATAAAAGAATTAAAAAAGTTAAACCTAAAAATACCTCAAAAGCATTTGAAGATGCAGGTAACTTTTATTTAAGGTCTAATTTAAGTGAAAAGGCAAGTTTTTGTTATTTCCATAATGGTACTTTAGGAAGTGGACATGGTCATGCTGATTTAGGACATTTTAATATTAGCTATTTAGGAAACGACTTTTTAATAGATCCAGGTAGATATACTTATGTAGAAAAGGATCTAGTAAGAGAATATTTGAAAAGTACTAGGGCTCACAATACAGTTTTAATTGATAATCATCCTTTTACTTTATGTAAAGGGTCTTGGAGTTATGATAAGGCAGCTTATAGTCTAAAAAATTATTGGAGATTTACAGATAAAATTGATTATATAGAAGGCACATATTTAGCAGACTCTGTAGATAATGAAAAATATATTGTAACCAGGAGGTTATTCTTCATAAAACCTTCTATTTGGATAATTTCTGATATAGTTTATCTCCAAGGGAAACATATTTGTAAAAAATATTTTCATTTAGACAAAGATGTAACTGTAAATATAGATAACAATATTGTAGATTGTATGAAAAATGGGGTTAAGTTAAGTTTACACCATATTGATGCAGAAAAAATTAAAATAAAAAAAGACTATATGTCTACTAAATACAACAAATTGGAAAGTAGTAAAACCATAGTTACGAACATGAAGTTTATGGATTTCATGGTAAGTACTGATATAATATATGGGGGAGTAGATAACAAGCAACTTAGTATAGAAAAAGGGAAGCTATATCAGCCATCAAAGGAAATACCTTTAAATGAAAAGGTTGCTACTTGTTATAGCATTAAGGTTGGGGAAGAACAGGAATATATTATTGTATTAGTCAATAATGAAATTTTTGATGGTAGAAAATTATTGTTATACAACAAAGAAATTCCTGTATATGGGAAGTCTATCGTCATAAGTAAAAATCATAATGAAATAAAATATATAAGACTTAAAAATTAA
- the yajC gene encoding preprotein translocase subunit YajC, which translates to MIIKEKVLWIFIVLMIIASIYSGIIIPILNRKKMKEQQEKVQRFQDKLKIGDNVLTATGIYGRIAKINKNVVSLEISKGVLINMDKSIIVGTTKDTMIN; encoded by the coding sequence ATGATAATTAAAGAAAAGGTCTTATGGATTTTTATAGTTTTAATGATTATTGCTTCTATATATAGTGGAATTATAATACCAATACTAAATCGAAAAAAAATGAAGGAACAACAAGAAAAAGTACAAAGGTTTCAAGATAAATTGAAAATAGGAGACAATGTTCTAACAGCAACAGGTATCTATGGAAGAATAGCAAAAATAAATAAAAATGTTGTATCTTTAGAAATATCAAAAGGTGTTTTAATCAATATGGATAAATCAATAATTGTAGGAACAACTAAAGATACAATGATTAATTAA
- a CDS encoding bifunctional 2-keto-4-hydroxyglutarate aldolase/2-keto-3-deoxy-6-phosphogluconate aldolase: MKKYNILKRIKNTGIVAVVRANNIKEAKDIAYACMEGGIDSIEITFTVPGAKMVIESLAEEFEDKLLVGAGTVLDSETARIAILAGAQYIVSPNFDLDTAKLCNRYQIPYMPGCMTITEIITAMEAGADIIKIFPGSAFGPSIVSAIKGPVPQANLMPTGGVSLENVDQWIKNGCIAVGVGGALTKGSKEEITKTAEKFIEKIKKARK; the protein is encoded by the coding sequence AGTATAATATTCTAAAAAGAATTAAAAACACTGGCATTGTTGCCGTTGTTAGAGCAAATAATATTAAGGAAGCAAAAGATATTGCTTATGCTTGTATGGAGGGAGGTATTGACTCTATAGAAATTACTTTTACAGTACCTGGAGCTAAGATGGTAATAGAGTCTTTAGCAGAAGAATTTGAAGACAAGTTATTAGTTGGCGCTGGTACTGTCTTAGATAGTGAAACTGCTAGAATCGCTATTCTAGCTGGTGCTCAATACATAGTTAGTCCAAACTTTGATTTAGATACCGCCAAGTTATGCAATAGGTATCAAATTCCATATATGCCTGGTTGTATGACTATAACTGAAATAATTACAGCTATGGAAGCCGGGGCTGATATTATTAAGATTTTCCCTGGTAGCGCTTTTGGTCCATCTATAGTATCAGCTATAAAAGGGCCTGTACCACAGGCTAATTTAATGCCTACTGGTGGAGTAAGTTTAGAAAATGTAGACCAATGGATTAAGAATGGCTGTATAGCAGTAGGAGTAGGTGGTGCTTTAACAAAAGGATCTAAGGAAGAAATTACTAAAACTGCTGAAAAGTTTATAGAGAAAATTAAAAAAGCTAGAAAATAA
- a CDS encoding nucleoside hydrolase: MKMKKVIIDVDTGIDDALALILAIKSKKLDVKGITTVAGNVPARTATVNTLKILKILEKEDIPVCEGMTAPLLRGIQFSDGVHGLDGLGGALRDMEVKYHEGIHGVDFIIETVMKNKKEMTIILLGPPTNMAFALKKEPKIKEYIKEIVMMGGAINGIGNETRTAEFNFYTDPESVRVVFESGIPIKMVGLDVTNNALIYRHDLKRFCNRKPIANFTKDVLEYYINKCSQLFGIENCSLHDPLAVATVIDPSIVKTKEYYVDIEANSELCDGMTVCDFNNILGREPNVEVAVDGEYEKFINYFVDIVNR; this comes from the coding sequence ATGAAAATGAAAAAGGTAATAATTGATGTAGACACGGGAATAGACGACGCTCTTGCTTTAATTCTTGCTATAAAAAGTAAAAAATTAGATGTAAAAGGTATAACTACTGTGGCAGGAAATGTGCCAGCAAGGACTGCTACAGTAAATACATTAAAAATATTAAAAATTCTAGAAAAAGAGGATATTCCCGTCTGTGAAGGAATGACAGCTCCATTATTAAGGGGGATCCAATTTAGCGATGGAGTACATGGATTAGATGGACTTGGTGGAGCTTTAAGAGATATGGAAGTAAAATATCATGAGGGAATTCATGGGGTAGATTTTATTATTGAGACAGTTATGAAAAATAAAAAGGAGATGACTATCATATTATTAGGTCCCCCTACAAACATGGCCTTTGCACTAAAAAAGGAGCCTAAAATTAAAGAGTACATAAAGGAAATAGTAATGATGGGTGGAGCTATTAATGGCATTGGAAATGAAACTAGAACCGCCGAATTTAATTTTTATACAGATCCTGAAAGCGTAAGAGTAGTCTTTGAAAGCGGTATTCCAATAAAAATGGTAGGATTGGATGTGACAAATAATGCTTTAATTTATAGACATGATCTAAAACGATTTTGTAATAGGAAACCCATAGCTAATTTTACAAAAGATGTCTTAGAATATTATATTAATAAATGCAGCCAATTATTCGGTATTGAAAACTGCTCTCTTCATGACCCTTTAGCAGTGGCTACCGTAATTGATCCATCTATTGTAAAGACTAAGGAGTATTATGTTGATATAGAGGCTAATAGTGAATTATGTGATGGAATGACAGTTTGTGATTTTAACAATATTTTAGGAAGGGAGCCTAATGTCGAAGTAGCAGTAGATGGGGAATATGAAAAATTTATAAATTATTTTGTGGATATCGTGAATAGATAA
- a CDS encoding PTS system mannose/fructose/N-acetylgalactosamine-transporter subunit IIB: MGKPNIKMMRIDERLIHGQGQVWLNSLGVNLVIVANDEVSKDSLQQTLMKTVVSKSVGMRFFSIEHTCEIIHKAAPHQTIFLVCKTPEDALRLIEGGVEVEEINIGNIHHQEDKEKITRSISLGEKDKEALRELSNKHGIKFNTRTTPFGNDGSKEIDITEYL, translated from the coding sequence ATGGGAAAACCTAATATTAAAATGATGAGAATTGACGAAAGATTAATACATGGTCAAGGGCAAGTTTGGCTAAACTCACTGGGAGTAAATTTAGTAATTGTAGCAAATGATGAAGTAAGTAAAGATTCTTTACAACAAACATTAATGAAAACAGTTGTGTCAAAATCTGTAGGAATGAGATTTTTCTCAATAGAGCATACTTGTGAAATAATTCATAAAGCAGCACCACATCAAACTATTTTCTTAGTATGTAAAACTCCAGAAGATGCATTAAGACTTATTGAAGGAGGAGTTGAAGTAGAGGAAATAAATATAGGAAACATACACCATCAAGAAGATAAAGAAAAAATAACACGTTCTATTTCATTAGGTGAAAAAGATAAAGAAGCTCTTAGAGAATTAAGTAATAAGCATGGAATAAAATTCAACACACGTACTACACCTTTTGGGAATGATGGTTCAAAGGAAATTGATATAACAGAATACTTATAA